Genomic window (Sphingomonas sp. S1-29):
GATCGTCGAAGCCCTGCTCCATCACCACCGCTGCCAGCTCGGAAGCGATCGAGCAGGTCGGCCAGCCTTCCTCGACCACGACCATGCGGTTGGTCTTCTTCAAGCTCTCCAGCACCGTCGCGGTGTCGAGCGGGCGCAGCGTCCGCAGGTCGATCACCTCGGCGTCGATCCCCTCGCCCGCCAGCGTCTCGGCGGCTTCGAGCGCAAGGCCGACGCCGATCGAATAACTGACGATCGTCACGTCCTTGCCCGGCTTCATGATCCGCGCCTTGCCGATCGGCAGCACGAAATCGTCGAGCTTGGGCACGTCGAAGCTGCGCCCGTACATCAGCTCGTTTTCGAGGAAGACGACCGGATCCTGGGTGCGGATCGCCGCCTTGAGCAAGCCCTTGGCATCGGCGGCGTCATAGGGCGCGATCACGATCAGGCCGGGAACGCTGGCATACCAGGGGCCGTAATTCTGCGAATGCTGCGCGCCGACGCGGCTGGCAGCGCCGTTGGGACCGCGGAACACAACCGGGCAACGCATCTGGCCGCCCGACATGTAATTGGTCTTGGCCGCCGAATTGATGATGTGGTCGATCGCCTGCATCGCGAAGTTGAAGGTCATGAACTCGACGATCGGGCGCAGGCCGCCCATCGCCGCGCCGGTGCCGATGCCGGCAAAGCCATATTCGGTAATCGGTGTGTCGATCACGCGCTTGGCACCGAATTCCTCGAGCAGCCCCTGCGTGACCTTGTACGCACCCTGATATTCGGCGACTTCCTCGCCCATCACGAAGACCCGGGGGTCCGCCCGCATCTCTTCGGCCATCGCGTCGCGCAGCGCTTCGCGGACGGTGGTCTTCACCATTTCGGTCCCGGCTGGGATCTCGGGCTGGCGCTCGCCGGTCTTCTCCGCCGACTGCGTCAGCTGGGTCGTGCCGGTTTCCTTGGGTTCGGCCGCGCCGCCGCCGGCGGTGATCGGCTCGGCCTGCTGGTCCGACGGCGTTTCGGTTTTCGGAGTCTCGGCCTTGGGCGCGGGCGCAGCGGAAGCGTCCTCACCTTCCTCGGCGATCATCGCGATGACCGTTCCGACCTTCACGCCATCGGTGCCCTCGGCAACCAGGATTTGCGACACGATGCCTTCGTCGATCGCCTCGAATTCCATCGTCGCCTTGTCGGTTTCGATCTCGGCAAGGATGTCGCCCGATTTGACCGCGTCGCCTTCCTTGACCAGCCACTTGGCCAGCGTGCCCTCTTCCATCGTGGGCGACAGCGCCGGCATCTTCAGTTCGATCGCCATCTCAATACTTCTCCACCAGGACGTCGGTGTACAATTCGGCCGGAGCGGGCTCGGGGGTCGATTCGGCGAAATCGGCGGCTTCGTTCACCACCTTGCGGATCGCCTGCTCGGTCGCCTTCAATTCGGCCTCGGTCACGCCGATCGCTTCGAGCTCGCGCTTGAGCGCCTCGATCGGGTCGGACTTGTCGCGCATCGCCTGCACTTCCTCGCGCGAGCGGTATTTCGCCGGATCGGACATCGAATGGCCGCGATAGCGATAGGTCTTCATCTCGAGGATGATCGGCCCCTTGCCAGCGCGGACCCATGCCAGCGCCGTCTCGGCAGCGGCACGGCAGGCGAGTACGTCCATGCCGTCGATCTGCAGCCCCGGGATGCGGAAGCTCTCACCGCGCTTGTAGAGCTGGTCCTCGGCCGACGCGCGGTTGACCGATGTGCCCATCGCGTATTGGTTGTTCTCGATCACGAAGATGATCGGCAGCTTCCACAGCTCGGCCATGTTGAAGCTCTCGTACACCTGGCCCTGGTTCGCGGCGCCGTCGCCGAAATAGGTCAGGCAGACGCCGCCATCCTCGTCATACTTGTGCTTGAACGCAAGCCCGGCGCCGAGCGACACCTGCGCACCGACGATACCGTGGCCGCCGAAGAACTTATGCTCGGTCGAGAACATGTGCATCGACCCGCCCTTGCCCTGCGAGATACCCGCAGCGCGCCCGGTCAGCTCGGCCATGATCACCTTGGGATCGATGCCATAGGCCAGCATATGGCCATGGTCGCGATAGCCGGTGATGACGCTGTCCTTGCCGGGCTGCAGCGCCGACTGGAGCCCCACCGCGACGGCCTCCTGGCCGATATACAGATGGCAGAAGCCGCCGATCAGGCCGAGGCCATAGAGCTGGCCGGCCTTTTCCTCGAAGCGGCGGATCAGCAGCATCTGCTGGTAGAAATCGAGAAGCTCTTCTTTCGAGGCTTCGTAGCGCGTGGGCTGTTCGGGCCGCTCGCGATTGGGGGTTGCGGGTTCGCTGTTGGCGGTACGCGCCGGTGCCTTGGCCACGATCGGATAAACCTCGTTCCTGGGGAGCGGGAAGCAGTGGAGGCGGCTATAAGCGCGTTTGTCCGGGATGCGCAACGCCGTAGGGGATTTTCCGCGTGTGGGTGGCAGGTGCCGCATATCGTCCGCAGCGTTCTCGGACACCCTCCCCCGTTCGTTTTGAGCGAAGTCGAGAAACGCTGATGAAGCGCCAAGCCCGGTTTCTCGACTTCGCTCGAAACGAACGGAAAGGCGATACGGTCAGCTGCGCAAAATCAGTTCAGCGGAACGATGATCTCGTCGGGATGTGCGACGTTCAGTTCCTTGCGGACCAGTTCGTCGACCATGTCGGGGTTTGCGCCGCGCTGCGGATCGAGCAGCCGCACTTCGTTGCGCAGTTCGGCGCGGCGCTTTTCGAGCGCGGCGAACTCGACCTCCTTGCGCTCGATCTGGCGGGTATATTCGCGATAGGCGACGACGCCATTGGGGCCGAGCACCGCATAATAGCCGAAGAACCCCATGAAAATGATCGCGAGCGCCGGCATGCCCGCGCTCTGCAGCATCATCTGGAGCTTCGATTTCTGGGCGACGCGGAGCATCGCCCAGCTATCGACGCTTACGCTCCGCGAATCAAGCGAAGTTGCGCAGGATGTCGCGCCCGGCATAGCGCGCCGAATCGCCCAATTCCTCCTCGATGCGGATCAGCTGGTTGTACTTGGCCAACCGGTCCGACCGCGCGAGGCTGCCGGTCTTGATCTGCCCGCAATTGGTGGCGACCGCGAGATCGGCGATCGTCGTATCCTCGGTCTCGCCCGAACGATGCGACATTACCGCGGTATAACGCGCACGATGCGCCATGTTCACCGCCTCGAGCGTCTCGGTAAGCGTCCCGATCTGGTTGACCTTCACCAGCAACGAATTCGCCAACCCGCGTTCGATGCCGTCAGCCAGCCGCTCGGGATTGGTGACGAACAGGTCGTCGCCGACGATCTGCACCTTGGCGCCGAGCTTGTCGGTGAGCAGCTTCCAGCCCTCGAAATCATCCTCGGCCATGCCGTCTTCGATCGACAGGATCGGGT
Coding sequences:
- a CDS encoding pyruvate dehydrogenase complex E1 component subunit beta → MAIELKMPALSPTMEEGTLAKWLVKEGDAVKSGDILAEIETDKATMEFEAIDEGIVSQILVAEGTDGVKVGTVIAMIAEEGEDASAAPAPKAETPKTETPSDQQAEPITAGGGAAEPKETGTTQLTQSAEKTGERQPEIPAGTEMVKTTVREALRDAMAEEMRADPRVFVMGEEVAEYQGAYKVTQGLLEEFGAKRVIDTPITEYGFAGIGTGAAMGGLRPIVEFMTFNFAMQAIDHIINSAAKTNYMSGGQMRCPVVFRGPNGAASRVGAQHSQNYGPWYASVPGLIVIAPYDAADAKGLLKAAIRTQDPVVFLENELMYGRSFDVPKLDDFVLPIGKARIMKPGKDVTIVSYSIGVGLALEAAETLAGEGIDAEVIDLRTLRPLDTATVLESLKKTNRMVVVEEGWPTCSIASELAAVVMEQGFDDLDAPVLRVANEDVPLPYAANLEKLALIDAARVVAAVKKVTYKA
- the pdhA gene encoding pyruvate dehydrogenase (acetyl-transferring) E1 component subunit alpha, with amino-acid sequence MAKAPARTANSEPATPNRERPEQPTRYEASKEELLDFYQQMLLIRRFEEKAGQLYGLGLIGGFCHLYIGQEAVAVGLQSALQPGKDSVITGYRDHGHMLAYGIDPKVIMAELTGRAAGISQGKGGSMHMFSTEHKFFGGHGIVGAQVSLGAGLAFKHKYDEDGGVCLTYFGDGAANQGQVYESFNMAELWKLPIIFVIENNQYAMGTSVNRASAEDQLYKRGESFRIPGLQIDGMDVLACRAAAETALAWVRAGKGPIILEMKTYRYRGHSMSDPAKYRSREEVQAMRDKSDPIEALKRELEAIGVTEAELKATEQAIRKVVNEAADFAESTPEPAPAELYTDVLVEKY
- a CDS encoding FtsB family cell division protein, which gives rise to MLRVAQKSKLQMMLQSAGMPALAIIFMGFFGYYAVLGPNGVVAYREYTRQIERKEVEFAALEKRRAELRNEVRLLDPQRGANPDMVDELVRKELNVAHPDEIIVPLN